GTTGCTCGCCTCCAGGCAGCCCGGGCACTTGATCTGCGCCGTGCCGCCGTCGACCACGAGGTACGTGGTGCATTGATCCTGGTAGGCCACGGTGCACATCTCGATCTCGCAGTAGTGCTTGTCGCTCCCGATCGTGTTGACGGGCTTGCAGTTCCCGCCAGCGCTGGACGATCCACCGGAGCTGGACGAGCCACTTTCAGGGGCGCTGGTCCCGCGGCAGCTGCGCGCGGCCGCGCTCGCGCAGCCGCCGACGTCGGTGCAGGACTCGCACGTGAAGCGGCCGGCGCTCGACCTGTAGAAGGCCTCGCATGTGCCGGCATCGATGCAGTATTCGACCGTGCAGCCCTCGCCGACGGTCGTCGATGAGCACTCGAAGGCGGCGGAGGCCGTCCCCGCCCAGAGCAGGATGGCGACGCAGGTGGAGACGGCGGCGATGCGAGCGAAGAAGAGAGTCCAGACGCGTTCAGTCCGGCGCTCGAGCAATTTTCTTGCACGCATACCCGACACAAGCAGTCGCGATGGCTGCTTGGCTTGAGCTCGAAGTTGCTTTTTCACTATAGCTACTAACTTCATTCTTCCGCCCCTTCAGGATCGCGATGGCCTCCGTGAGCTCGAAGAGCGCGCAGCATCGGTCCAACCTATCGAGCCGCGCCGTCATGCCCATCCGTAGGAACCCGTAGGCGTGCGCTTTTCCGAGCGGCAGGTCTGCCGCGCTCAGGGCAGGGCACTTCGTTGGGAAGCTCGCAGAAGGTTCACGGTGACTTCCATATCTGTCCGCCGCGACCAGGCACCATAGGCAATTCCTTGCTCAGTGCGTGAGCACGCGAACCGCGCCGAGGAGCGCGGCGGCGACCGTCTCCGTGCGGAGGACGAAGCGTCCGAGCGAGACCGCGACGAAGCCCGCCGCCCCCGCAACGTCGATCTCCTCACGCGTGAGGCCGCCCTCGGGGCCGATCGCGAATGCGATCGACGCGCCGCTCGCGACCGACGGCGCGAGGAGCGGGCCGAGCGCGTCGGGCGCGTGCGGATCGAGGCAGAAGCGCGCGTCGCACGTGGCGGCGCGCGTGAGGGCGGCGGGCCAGTCGAGCACGCCCTCGATCGCGGGCGGATCGGCGCGGCCGCACTGGCGCGCCGCCTGCTCCGCGACGCGCTCCCAGCGCGCACGTTTCGCCTCCGCGCGCTCGGCGTCCGCCTTCACGATCGAGCGCTCCGAGCGCGCCACGAGCACGCGCGTGGCGCCGAGCTCGGTCGCGTCGCGCACGACGCCGTCGACCTTGTCGCCCTTCGCGAGCGCGTAGACGAGGACGAGGTCGCGCTCGGCGACGACCGCGGCGGCGCGGAGCTCCGCGATGCGCGCGGTCCTCTCGTCGGCGAGGACCGCGTCGGCCTCCATCCGCGTGACGGGATCGAACGCGACGAACGCGTCGCCCGCGCGGAGCCTCCGCACCTTCACGAGGTAACGCGCGGTCTCGGGCGCGATCGTCGTCACGCCGCTCGCGAGCCCCGCGATCGGCGCGCGGATCACGGCGCGGTCCGGCGCAGCGCGAGGAGCGTCCACTCGCCGAGCGACGGCGAGGACAGGACCTCGAAGCCCGGGTAGGCCGCGCGGACCTCGTCCGCCTGCGGGACGAGGACGCCGGACAGGAAGAGGAGCCCGCGCGGCGCGACGTGGCGCGCGATCTCGCCCGCGAGCGGGACGAGCACCTTCGCCTCGATGTTCGCGACGACGACGGGCGAGATCAGCGTCACGTCGGCGATGTCGGTCGTGCTCGCGTCGACGCGATCGGCGAGCCCGTTCCGCGCGGCGTTCTCCTTCGTCACCTCGATCGACTCCGGGTCGACGTCGACCGCGACCGCGTCCTTCGCGCCGAGCACGAGCGCGACGAGCGCGAGGACGCCGCTCCCGCACCCGACGTCGAGCACGGTGACGCCGGCGAGCTCCTTCGCGTGCTCGGCGAGCGCGCGCGCGACGAGGCGCGTGGTCTCGTGGAGGCCGGTCCCGAAGGCGCGGCCGGGCTCGAGCTCGAGGACCGCCTCGCCCTCCTTCGCCGTGTAGCTCTCCCACGGCGGCCGCACGACGACGCCAGGCGCGATCGCGAACGGCCGGTAGTGCTCCTTCCACGCGTCGCGCCACGCGTCGCCGACGATCTCCTCGTAGCGCCCCGCGAGCTCGTGCTCGGCGAGCGAGGCGATCGCCTCTTCCGCCTCCGCGCGCGACGTGAACGAAGCGACGAGCGTGACCTTGTCGCTCGCGGCCGACTTCGCGAGCGTGCCGGCGTCTCGCTCCTCGACCCCCGCCGCGCCGAGCTCGAAGAGGAGGCCGCCGATCTCGTCGGCTTGCTCGGGCGCGACGTCGACGTGGACGTAGGGGTAACGCGGTTCGCTCATCGTCTCTCTACTCTCACCAGCGCAGCGTCGCGGTGGACCAATCGAGGTGCGCGCCGTGACGCGGCTTCGGCGCGGTGAAGTAGAGGACGGTCCCGCCCGCGAGGAGCGCGGCGCCGACGACGAAGAAGAGCGTCGAGATCGTCGCGCGGCTGCTCGCCTCCTGGATCAGCTCGTCGCCCGCCGGCGTGCACGCGGCCGCGTTGCACTTCGCTTCGCCGGCGTCGTTCGAGCTCATCGCGAGGAGCCCGAACACGGTGCCGCCGATCAGCGCGCCCGCGCCCGCGCCCGCCGCGACGACGCCCACGAGCCGCTGCGTGCGTCCGGTGTCGTCCTCCACCGCGAGCGCGCCCGTCGGCTCGAGCGGCGGCACCTCGACCGTGGCCTCTGCCCCCGGCGCGATCGTCACCTTCGTCGACCAGCTCGCCGCGCCCGGCGCGCTCGCGTGGATCTCGTGCTCGCCCGGATCGACCGGCACGCCCACGCCGAGCTCCGACGACGACACGACCGCGCCGTCGCGCAACAGCTCGAGGTTCGGCGGCGCGGAGGGGGACGCCGTCAACGTGAGGCGCGCGATCTTCGGCTCCAGCTTCGAGGCGTGCTCGAGCGCGCTCGCCTCGGCGTCGCTCTTGCCCGCCGCCGCCGCGCGCGAGGCCGCGCTGCGGTACGCCACCCACGCGCTCGCGAAGCGTCCGGCGCGCTCGTGGCATTCGCCGAGCGCGAGGAGCGTGCCCCCGCTCGGCGCGAGCTCCTGGCTCTTCGCTAGCTTCGAGCACGCCTCGTCGAGGTGCCCCGCGTCGAGCGCGCGGACGCCCTCGTCGAAGAGCAGCATCGCGGCGGCGACGCGGTTCGGGTCCTCCGCGCGCGCGGACGCCGCGACCGCGAGGAGCGCGACGGTGAGCAGCATGGAGCGCGCTGTCGATCGTCCGCTCATGCCGCGGACGCGAGGCTATCACCAGTCGGTGCGCTTGCGGGTAGGCAGGCCCTTCGTGCTCGGCGCCGAGGTGGAGGGGCGTGCGAGAGGACGCGACGATCGCGGTGGCGGTGTCACCGCGGCCGGCTCGGGCTCGGGCTCGGGCTCCGCGCTCGGCGGCGTGACCCCCTCCGCGTTCGTGACCGTTGCGATTGTCGTCACCGCCGGCGCGACCGCGGCCGGGACGGGGGCGCTCTCGAGGGAGAGCGCGGCGGCGGGAGGCATCGACGAGACGTCGGCGTCGCCGTGCCCGCGCGCGACGATGATCGCGAAGGTGCCGCCGACGACGACGAGCGCCGCCGCGGCGGCCGCGACGAGCGGTCCGCGGCCCGCGAGCGGAGGACGCGCCGGCACGCCGGCCGGACGATCGACCGCGTGCGAGAGCGCGTCGATGAGCTGCACCACGTTCTGGTAGCGCTGGTTCGGATCCTTCTGCAGGCAGCGCCGGACGATCGCCTTCACCTCGGCCGGCACGTCGTCGTCGAGCGGCGCCGGCTCGGCGTGGAGGATGCTCGCGAAGATCTCGTGGAGCGCGTCTCCCCCGAACGCGTCGCGTCCGCTGATGAGCTCGTGCAGGACGACGCCGAGCGACCAGATGTCGGTGCGTACGTCGATCGTCTTGTCGGCGCACACCTGCTCCGGCGACATGAAGCCGGGCGAGCCCATCACCTCCTTGTCGGCCGTGATCGCGCGCTCCACCTTCGTCTCCACCGCCGCGAGCGTCTTCGAGATGCCGAAGTCGAGCACCTTCACGATCGGCGCGCCGTCGCGCGAGCGCGTGAGGAACAGGTTCGCGGGCTTGATGTCACGATGGACGATCTTGAGCGCGTGGGCCTCGGCGAGGCCGCGCGCGGCCTGGCGCACGAAGTCGACCGCCTCGTCGACCGGGAGGCGCTTCTTGGCCTCCATCAACGTCGCGAGATCGACGCCGTCGAGCCGCTCCATCACGATGAACGGGAGCTCCATCCCCGCCGCCGTCTGCGTCGTGCCGACGTCGGAGATGCGCGCGACGTTTTCGGAGCGGAGCTTCGCCGCGGCGCGCGCCTCGGTGAGGAAGCGCTTCACCGCGTCGGGATCGGCCGCCCGACCGGGGAGCAGCACCTTGATCGCGATCGGCGCGTCGAGCTCGACGTGCGTGCCGGCGAGGACGACCGCCATCCCGCCCTGCCCGAGGACCTGATCGACGCGGTATTTCCCCGCGAGCACCTCCCCGAACTGAATGGGGAGCGAACCCTCGGGGACGGGGATCCGCGGCGGGTGGAATGAGGGTGACACTCCGGGGAGAAGTCTATCGGCCGTCGTCCCTCCACGCCAGAGCGCGCGTCAGCCGTCGCAATCGTTCTCGCGCGGCTTGCACTCGGTGGGGTCTTCGCAGCAGACACCTTCGAGGCAAGCCTTGCCGAGACCGGACGGGCCGAACGGGCACTCGACCTCGCAGGTCGTCACCTTGTCGGTGCAGCGCGCGAGATCCTTGTCGTTGGAGCCGCAGCTGTTGTTGCTGCACTGGAAGATGCACGCCGCCGACTCGCAGGTCGTGCCTCGGCAGTCCCCGTTCTGGCACGCGAAGGTGCAGGAGCGGCCTCCGCGGCACGTGACGTCCTTGCACGAGAGCGCTCCGATCCCGCATTCGACGCGGCAGTCGACGCCCTCCGGGCACGCGAAGACGGTGCTCTTCGTGCACTTCGCCGGCCCGCAGCGGAACACGCATTCACCGTTCACGCACTCGCCGTCGCCGCAGCCGGTCCCGCACTCGCCCGGCGTCCCGCCCGCCTCGCCCGGCTCTCCCGACGAGCTGCTGCCGCTGCTCGACGTCGACGAGGTCGAGCTCGGGGAAGGGGACGCCGCGTCGAGGTCGTCGACGACCGGGCGATCGGTGTCGATGCCGAGGACCGCGCCGCACGCAGGGGCG
This region of Labilithrix sp. genomic DNA includes:
- a CDS encoding 50S ribosomal protein L11 methyltransferase, with the translated sequence MSEPRYPYVHVDVAPEQADEIGGLLFELGAAGVEERDAGTLAKSAASDKVTLVASFTSRAEAEEAIASLAEHELAGRYEEIVGDAWRDAWKEHYRPFAIAPGVVVRPPWESYTAKEGEAVLELEPGRAFGTGLHETTRLVARALAEHAKELAGVTVLDVGCGSGVLALVALVLGAKDAVAVDVDPESIEVTKENAARNGLADRVDASTTDIADVTLISPVVVANIEAKVLVPLAGEIARHVAPRGLLFLSGVLVPQADEVRAAYPGFEVLSSPSLGEWTLLALRRTAP
- a CDS encoding 16S rRNA (uracil(1498)-N(3))-methyltransferase → MIRAPIAGLASGVTTIAPETARYLVKVRRLRAGDAFVAFDPVTRMEADAVLADERTARIAELRAAAVVAERDLVLVYALAKGDKVDGVVRDATELGATRVLVARSERSIVKADAERAEAKRARWERVAEQAARQCGRADPPAIEGVLDWPAALTRAATCDARFCLDPHAPDALGPLLAPSVASGASIAFAIGPEGGLTREEIDVAGAAGFVAVSLGRFVLRTETVAAALLGAVRVLTH
- a CDS encoding serine/threonine protein kinase, whose translation is MSPSFHPPRIPVPEGSLPIQFGEVLAGKYRVDQVLGQGGMAVVLAGTHVELDAPIAIKVLLPGRAADPDAVKRFLTEARAAAKLRSENVARISDVGTTQTAAGMELPFIVMERLDGVDLATLMEAKKRLPVDEAVDFVRQAARGLAEAHALKIVHRDIKPANLFLTRSRDGAPIVKVLDFGISKTLAAVETKVERAITADKEVMGSPGFMSPEQVCADKTIDVRTDIWSLGVVLHELISGRDAFGGDALHEIFASILHAEPAPLDDDVPAEVKAIVRRCLQKDPNQRYQNVVQLIDALSHAVDRPAGVPARPPLAGRGPLVAAAAAALVVVGGTFAIIVARGHGDADVSSMPPAAALSLESAPVPAAVAPAVTTIATVTNAEGVTPPSAEPEPEPEPAAVTPPPRSSRPLARPSTSAPSTKGLPTRKRTDW